One part of the Bacteroidia bacterium genome encodes these proteins:
- the secA gene encoding preprotein translocase subunit SecA, translating to MKSFIQKLFPSKKDKDVKALEPYVDSVAEEYEKLYNISDDELRGKTREFQDRINEYTAEIRDEIKELEKEAAEIEEITAKDEIFNQVDELNKELYTQIDEVLEELIPEAFAVVKETARRLSENGQLKVEANEYDKELAQDKPHIVIEGDQAIWKNSWLAADAEINWNMVHYDVQLMGGAVLHSGKIAEMATGEGKTLVATLPVYLNAITGLGVHVVTVNNYLARRDAQWNAPIFQFHGLRVDCIDQHQPNSDERRKAYKADITYGTNNEFGFDYLRDNMTTHPEFLVQGKHFYAIIDEIDSVLIDEARTPLIISGPVPRGDQHEYNELKPRIERLVREQKKLVNKYLADAKKKIEEGDSGSEEGNGGLDLFRAYRGLPKNNPLIKFLSEPGSRAILNKVEGFYMQDNSKHMHVADDPLYFTIDEKNNQIEMTDRGRELIANAGEDSNLFVLPDIGVSFVEIDNDESLSDDEKLKKKDEVARDYGEKSERLHAINQLLKAYTLFENDVEYIVQDGKVNIVDEQTGRVLPGRRYSDGLHQAIEAKENVKVEAATQTFATVTLQNYFRMYHKLAGMTGTAETEEAEFFEIYKLDVTVIPTNRPIARDDRDDLVYKTKREKFNAVIEEVQILQEKGIPVLVGTTSVEVSELLSRMLKRARIPHNVLNAKQHQREAEVVAEAGKPGAITIATNMAGRGTDIKLGEGVKERGGLAIIGTERHESRRIDRQLRGRAGRQGDPGQSQFYVSLEDDLMRLFGSERISKIMDRMGLKEGEVIQHSMISRSISNAQKKVEENNFAMRKRLLEYDDVMNNQREVIYRRRRNALYGDRIKIDLDNMLYDFCGALINSRLDMTDAEGLRMDTIRYLSVDPEITEVELNDNTEDQLTEKVYEKAQAYYKRKSAVLADTLHKGIARIKKDNPQIEQILIPFSDGSKQLRIVVPVDKALETEGKAVVDELEKVATLSIIDDKWKHHLRDMDELRTSVQNAVYEQKDPLLVYKFESFQLFQQMLTEVNRQVLSLLFKADLHVGEQQQKQKAEPRRDDFSNLNTKHDSALNEKKRQMEAERKVMAAAGGGERQPQRKLSRAERRAQERKAKKKK from the coding sequence ATGAAAAGTTTTATTCAGAAGCTTTTTCCCTCGAAAAAAGATAAGGATGTGAAGGCTCTTGAGCCTTACGTAGATAGTGTCGCCGAGGAGTATGAAAAGCTATACAACATTTCCGATGATGAACTTCGTGGAAAAACCCGGGAGTTTCAGGATCGGATCAATGAATACACAGCAGAAATAAGAGATGAGATCAAGGAGCTGGAAAAAGAAGCTGCCGAGATAGAGGAAATCACTGCGAAAGATGAGATTTTCAATCAGGTAGATGAACTCAATAAAGAGCTCTATACCCAAATAGATGAAGTCCTCGAAGAATTGATTCCCGAAGCCTTTGCAGTTGTAAAGGAAACTGCAAGAAGACTTTCAGAGAATGGACAACTCAAGGTTGAGGCAAATGAATATGACAAAGAGCTTGCACAAGACAAGCCCCATATAGTCATAGAAGGAGATCAGGCCATCTGGAAAAATTCCTGGCTGGCTGCTGATGCCGAGATCAACTGGAACATGGTTCACTATGATGTGCAGTTGATGGGGGGAGCCGTACTACATTCTGGTAAAATTGCGGAGATGGCTACCGGGGAAGGTAAAACCCTGGTTGCAACCCTGCCTGTTTACCTCAATGCAATTACAGGCCTGGGAGTCCATGTAGTAACGGTAAACAACTACCTGGCAAGAAGGGATGCCCAGTGGAATGCGCCGATCTTTCAATTCCATGGATTGAGGGTAGATTGTATTGACCAGCATCAGCCCAATTCCGACGAAAGAAGGAAAGCCTATAAAGCTGACATTACCTATGGAACCAATAATGAATTTGGTTTCGACTATCTCCGGGACAATATGACTACGCACCCGGAGTTTTTGGTTCAGGGAAAACATTTCTATGCGATTATAGATGAGATTGACTCTGTACTCATCGATGAGGCACGTACTCCTTTGATTATCTCAGGACCAGTACCTAGAGGTGATCAGCACGAATACAATGAACTCAAGCCGCGTATCGAACGCCTGGTTCGCGAGCAGAAAAAACTTGTCAACAAATACCTGGCTGATGCCAAAAAGAAAATTGAAGAAGGAGATTCTGGTTCTGAAGAAGGAAACGGAGGACTGGATTTATTCAGAGCCTACCGGGGACTTCCCAAAAACAATCCCCTCATCAAGTTTTTGAGTGAACCCGGCTCCAGAGCTATCCTCAATAAAGTTGAAGGCTTTTACATGCAGGACAATTCCAAGCATATGCATGTAGCCGATGATCCGCTTTACTTCACCATTGATGAGAAGAACAACCAGATCGAAATGACCGATCGTGGACGTGAGCTCATCGCTAATGCAGGAGAAGATTCGAATCTATTCGTTCTGCCGGATATTGGAGTTTCATTTGTAGAGATTGATAATGACGAAAGCCTTTCAGATGATGAAAAGCTGAAGAAGAAAGATGAAGTAGCCAGAGATTATGGCGAAAAATCTGAAAGATTGCATGCAATCAATCAACTTCTGAAAGCCTATACCCTCTTTGAAAATGATGTAGAATATATCGTTCAGGACGGTAAGGTAAATATCGTAGATGAACAGACGGGACGTGTGCTTCCCGGTCGTCGTTACTCAGATGGATTGCACCAGGCGATTGAGGCGAAGGAAAATGTGAAAGTTGAAGCTGCAACCCAAACCTTTGCAACGGTTACCTTGCAAAACTATTTCCGGATGTATCACAAACTCGCCGGGATGACAGGTACTGCAGAAACGGAGGAAGCAGAATTTTTCGAGATATATAAACTGGATGTAACGGTTATTCCTACCAACAGACCCATTGCACGGGATGATAGGGATGATTTGGTATATAAAACCAAGCGCGAGAAATTCAATGCGGTAATAGAAGAAGTTCAGATTCTTCAGGAGAAAGGAATTCCAGTCCTGGTAGGTACAACTTCTGTAGAGGTTTCAGAATTGCTGAGTCGTATGCTCAAGCGGGCTCGTATTCCTCACAATGTATTGAACGCCAAGCAGCACCAGCGAGAAGCTGAGGTAGTAGCTGAAGCCGGTAAGCCCGGAGCTATTACGATTGCTACCAACATGGCAGGACGTGGTACTGATATCAAATTGGGAGAAGGGGTAAAGGAAAGAGGCGGACTCGCAATCATTGGTACGGAGCGACATGAATCCAGAAGAATTGACCGTCAGTTGAGAGGTCGTGCAGGACGTCAGGGAGATCCCGGACAGTCTCAATTCTATGTATCTCTGGAAGATGATCTCATGCGCCTCTTTGGTTCAGAAAGAATCTCCAAGATTATGGACCGCATGGGGCTGAAAGAAGGAGAGGTGATCCAACATAGCATGATTTCTCGTTCGATCTCCAATGCACAGAAGAAAGTAGAAGAAAACAACTTCGCCATGCGTAAGCGTTTGCTTGAGTATGACGATGTGATGAATAATCAGCGTGAGGTGATCTACCGCCGCAGAAGGAATGCCCTTTATGGTGATCGGATCAAGATTGACCTCGACAACATGCTCTACGATTTCTGTGGCGCCCTGATCAATTCTCGTTTGGATATGACGGATGCAGAAGGATTGAGAATGGATACCATTCGCTATCTATCTGTAGATCCTGAGATCACAGAAGTTGAATTGAATGATAATACGGAGGATCAACTCACAGAAAAAGTTTACGAAAAAGCTCAGGCATATTATAAGCGCAAATCAGCAGTCCTGGCTGATACCTTGCATAAAGGAATTGCCCGAATCAAAAAGGATAATCCTCAGATTGAGCAAATCCTGATTCCTTTCTCGGATGGGAGCAAGCAACTGCGTATCGTTGTTCCGGTTGACAAAGCACTTGAAACAGAAGGGAAAGCAGTAGTGGATGAATTGGAGAAAGTAGCGACACTCTCCATTATTGATGATAAGTGGAAGCACCACCTCAGAGATATGGATGAGCTTCGTACTTCCGTTCAGAACGCTGTTTATGAGCAAAAAGATCCATTGCTTGTCTATAAATTTGAATCTTTCCAGCTCTTCCAGCAGATGCTGACAGAGGTAAATCGTCAGGTTCTTTCCTTGCTATTCAAAGCCGATCTTCATGTTGGAGAGCAGCAGCAAAAGCAAAAAGCTGAGCCTCGTCGCGATGACTTCAGTAATCTAAATACCAAGCATGACTCTGCCCTTAATGAGAAAAAACGGCAGATGGAAGCTGAAAGAAAAGTGATGGCAGCAGCCGGAGGAGGAGAGCGTCAGCCGCAGCGAAAACTCAGTAGAGCAGAAAGACGCGCACAGGAACGTAAGGCAAAAAAGAAGAAATAA
- a CDS encoding BPTI/Kunitz domain-containing protein, which translates to MKLFTTYPIILGFIFLSFTACKKKITEKPEGAASTESGIVESAKSRCLLSPDPGRCKAAFTRYYYSPKTKKCESFSWGGCDGVVPFETLKDCKICMEDQGEIKE; encoded by the coding sequence ATGAAACTATTTACTACTTATCCCATCATACTGGGATTTATTTTCCTTTCCTTTACTGCTTGCAAAAAGAAAATCACCGAAAAGCCTGAGGGAGCAGCCTCAACAGAAAGCGGAATCGTAGAATCAGCAAAATCTCGTTGTTTACTCAGTCCGGATCCCGGTCGTTGCAAAGCTGCCTTTACCCGATATTACTATAGTCCTAAAACCAAAAAATGTGAATCCTTTAGCTGGGGAGGTTGCGATGGCGTAGTTCCTTTTGAAACGCTGAAGGATTGTAAAATCTGTATGGAGGATCAGGGAGAGATTAAAGAGTAA
- a CDS encoding proprotein convertase P-domain-containing protein has translation MDNKALMQEEMERRAPGRAPKFAKTVYSNIKPSTHGNWEVLPNGNSLWRMRISSAGAKSLNLGFTSYQMPKGGSMILYTPDKKEILGPFTPSDNEDHAQLWTPVLKGEELVIEVQIPQAQKSNLQLTLNSINHDFLGFSTLLSGSCNIDVICGAADGLGIIDRYRDIIQSVGVYGFNGSTFCTGFLVNNTAQDCRPFFMTADHCGVTAGNAPSMVVYWNFQNSTCRTPGSGPSGGNGNGTLTTSNSGAIYRAGWSGSDFALVELDDPINPAANAYFAGWDISTSFSTDSVVCVHHPNTDEKRISFEYDNTFIGTQGGNSDPNSNYIVVSDWDMGTTEGGSSGAPLFDKNGKVIGQLFGGLAACNNSQYDSFGWMRRSWTGAGSSSTRLSDWLDPTGSGVEVLDGRNCANAILASPSVASTCSPAEVVFSLEAGQGFTGNVSLSLSGLPAGFSGTFSQNPIVAGGTTSLSVQVPMGYNGTVNFDINATDGVENSTTPLTINATNVSPVATSPSSPADDATNVSTVASLEWVNQAGMEYEVQVSSDSNFLNILSSGSNLSANSYQISSGVLQEEITYYWRVRSTNPCGESAWSSTFSFTTGALFCDPYTVSNLGITISPNGTSTVNSAQLVQDNGTVSGIKISNLGITHTWVGDLIIRLISPAGTSVTVYAEPFCDEGNLLLSFDDDAFNSYSVLEGICNTTSPAISGTFQPQESLSAFVGESINGLWTLEVEDNANGDGGSLDQWTLEICTVTGSSFAISTEEVEICAGDTVDFSLTLGNSFQGAPISLTANNLPLGAAASFDPSSGTANSTANGRLFGFNAAGDYTVEIVAANGFDNRSQNIIVHVEDVPNISLVSPDDQIGGRSINPTLIWNAVDNANSYRVEIASDNAFTNILNSQVTTDTSWTTPDLAYGTNYFWRVVGINECGEAANEVRSFGTDFQTGLEDELGGVINLFPNPNQGQIKIQLPSPAMEDLKYSLYSLEGKLIFSGSWQRGLIEKELNLSELGEGVYLLNLQSATESWNKKLVRTP, from the coding sequence ATGGATAACAAAGCTCTTATGCAAGAGGAGATGGAAAGAAGAGCTCCCGGACGTGCCCCTAAATTCGCCAAGACTGTTTATAGCAATATCAAGCCTTCCACTCACGGAAATTGGGAAGTTCTTCCTAATGGAAATAGCCTTTGGAGGATGCGCATTTCTTCTGCGGGTGCAAAATCCCTCAATCTGGGATTTACTTCCTATCAAATGCCCAAAGGAGGAAGCATGATTCTTTATACTCCCGATAAGAAAGAGATTTTGGGACCTTTTACCCCATCAGATAATGAAGACCATGCCCAGCTTTGGACACCGGTTTTAAAGGGAGAGGAATTGGTTATAGAGGTTCAAATACCTCAAGCACAGAAAAGTAATCTTCAACTGACCCTCAATTCTATCAATCATGACTTTTTGGGATTCTCGACTCTGCTTTCAGGTTCGTGCAATATAGATGTCATCTGTGGGGCAGCAGATGGACTTGGAATCATCGACCGATATAGAGACATCATTCAATCCGTAGGGGTCTATGGGTTTAATGGAAGTACTTTTTGTACGGGTTTCCTGGTGAACAATACTGCCCAGGATTGTCGTCCTTTTTTCATGACGGCTGATCACTGTGGAGTAACTGCAGGAAATGCCCCATCCATGGTTGTTTACTGGAACTTCCAAAATAGTACATGCCGTACTCCGGGTAGTGGTCCTAGTGGGGGAAATGGTAATGGAACCCTGACAACTTCAAATTCCGGAGCAATCTACAGAGCCGGATGGTCAGGATCAGACTTTGCACTTGTGGAATTAGATGATCCGATCAATCCTGCAGCTAATGCTTATTTCGCAGGATGGGACATCTCTACCAGCTTTAGTACAGACTCCGTAGTTTGTGTCCATCACCCAAATACAGACGAGAAGAGAATCAGTTTTGAATATGACAACACCTTTATAGGTACCCAAGGTGGAAATTCCGATCCCAATTCTAATTACATTGTTGTTTCTGATTGGGATATGGGGACCACCGAAGGAGGTTCTTCAGGTGCTCCCTTATTTGATAAAAATGGAAAAGTAATCGGTCAGCTTTTCGGAGGACTGGCTGCCTGTAATAATAGCCAATACGATTCTTTCGGCTGGATGAGAAGATCATGGACCGGAGCAGGAAGCTCAAGTACTCGACTCAGTGACTGGCTGGACCCAACAGGCAGCGGAGTTGAAGTTCTTGATGGGAGAAATTGTGCCAATGCGATTCTGGCTAGCCCTTCAGTTGCAAGCACTTGTTCGCCTGCTGAAGTAGTTTTCAGTCTGGAAGCGGGACAGGGATTCACTGGAAATGTCAGCTTAAGCTTAAGTGGGTTACCTGCTGGATTTAGTGGAACCTTTAGCCAAAACCCTATAGTAGCTGGAGGAACTACCAGTCTCAGTGTTCAGGTACCGATGGGATACAATGGGACTGTGAATTTTGACATCAATGCAACAGATGGTGTTGAAAACTCCACTACCCCATTGACAATCAACGCGACCAATGTAAGTCCGGTGGCGACTAGCCCCAGCTCTCCTGCTGACGATGCGACCAATGTATCTACAGTAGCTAGTCTTGAATGGGTAAATCAGGCAGGCATGGAGTATGAGGTGCAGGTAAGTAGCGATAGTAACTTCCTCAATATCCTTTCGAGTGGCAGCAATCTGAGCGCGAATAGTTACCAGATTTCCAGCGGTGTCCTTCAGGAAGAAATTACTTATTACTGGCGAGTCAGAAGCACGAATCCATGTGGAGAGAGTGCCTGGTCAAGTACCTTCAGTTTTACTACAGGCGCTCTCTTTTGTGATCCCTATACAGTAAGTAATCTCGGAATTACGATCAGCCCGAATGGAACCAGTACGGTAAATTCTGCTCAATTGGTTCAGGATAATGGCACAGTCAGTGGAATAAAAATCAGCAACCTGGGCATCACCCATACCTGGGTGGGAGACCTAATCATTCGCTTGATTTCGCCCGCGGGGACTTCCGTAACGGTTTATGCAGAACCTTTTTGTGATGAAGGCAATCTCTTGCTAAGCTTTGATGATGATGCTTTTAATTCTTATTCCGTTTTGGAAGGTATCTGCAATACGACATCTCCTGCTATCTCCGGAACCTTCCAACCTCAGGAAAGCCTATCGGCTTTCGTAGGAGAATCCATCAATGGACTCTGGACCCTGGAAGTAGAAGATAATGCAAATGGAGATGGGGGAAGCCTGGACCAGTGGACCCTGGAGATTTGCACCGTAACAGGAAGCTCTTTTGCAATAAGTACAGAAGAAGTAGAAATCTGTGCGGGAGATACCGTTGACTTTAGCTTGACGCTCGGAAACTCCTTCCAGGGAGCTCCTATCAGCCTCACAGCTAATAATCTCCCACTGGGAGCCGCTGCAAGTTTTGATCCCAGTTCAGGTACAGCCAATTCAACGGCCAATGGTCGTCTGTTTGGTTTCAATGCGGCTGGAGATTATACGGTTGAAATTGTAGCAGCTAATGGCTTTGACAACAGAAGTCAAAATATCATAGTGCATGTTGAAGATGTACCCAATATCAGCCTGGTTTCTCCGGATGATCAGATTGGAGGAAGAAGTATCAATCCAACTCTCATCTGGAATGCGGTCGACAATGCCAATTCCTATCGGGTAGAAATTGCCTCCGACAATGCATTCACCAATATCCTCAACTCTCAGGTAACTACGGATACGAGCTGGACCACACCGGACCTGGCATATGGAACCAATTATTTCTGGAGAGTGGTAGGAATAAATGAATGTGGAGAGGCGGCGAATGAAGTTCGTTCCTTTGGCACTGACTTTCAAACCGGTCTGGAAGATGAACTGGGAGGAGTTATTAATCTATTCCCAAACCCCAATCAGGGCCAGATCAAAATACAGCTTCCAAGTCCAGCTATGGAAGACTTAAAGTACAGTCTCTACAGTCTGGAAGGTAAACTTATTTTCAGCGGCAGCTGGCAAAGAGGACTTATAGAAAAAGAACTTAATCTTAGCGAACTCGGTGAAGGGGTTTATCTCCTCAATCTCCAATCAGCTACTGAAAGCTGGAACAAGAAACTGGTTAGGACTCCCTAA
- a CDS encoding type II 3-dehydroquinate dehydratase: MKILIINGPNLNMLGKRQPHIYGSETFEDILAAIRAKYPDMDIHYFQSNSEGVLIDRIQEAFHDSELNGMVVNLGAFAHYSYGLQDALGMLSIPIIEVHISHIFAREKFRHTSVISPVCKAMISGMGTKGYFLAVEGLREE; this comes from the coding sequence ATGAAGATTCTGATCATCAATGGCCCCAATCTGAATATGCTCGGCAAACGCCAGCCACATATTTATGGCTCTGAAACTTTCGAGGATATTCTGGCTGCTATCCGAGCCAAATATCCGGATATGGACATTCATTATTTTCAGTCCAATTCAGAAGGAGTTCTGATTGATCGCATACAGGAGGCATTTCATGACAGCGAACTCAATGGCATGGTGGTAAATCTTGGAGCCTTTGCTCATTACAGTTATGGCTTGCAAGATGCTTTGGGCATGCTTTCCATTCCCATTATTGAGGTCCATATTTCTCACATTTTTGCCCGAGAGAAATTCAGACATACTTCCGTTATCAGCCCGGTATGCAAGGCCATGATCTCCGGTATGGGGACAAAAGGATACTTTTTAGCAGTTGAGGGATTGAGAGAGGAATAA
- the xerD gene encoding site-specific tyrosine recombinase XerD: protein MTWKDAIREYELHLKVERGIAENSRKAYLTDIYRYRIWAEETEGILSPKDIRLENLREFLAYLLEKVELSERSLARNISAIRSFHGYLFMDSWLEADPSDLLELPRFGRKMPTVLSVPEVEAMLASVDMKKRNGVRNRAMLEMLYGAGLRVSELINLQIPRIFFQEGFIQIIGKGNKERLVPIGGPALDSLAVYVKEVRGQLLKAKEDSGFVFLNKSGNQISRIMVFKIVKEAALAAGINKNISPHTFRHSFATHLVEGGADLRAVQEMLGHESITTTEIYLHMDREYLREVHTLYHPRK, encoded by the coding sequence ATGACCTGGAAAGATGCCATACGAGAATACGAGCTGCACCTCAAAGTAGAAAGAGGTATTGCAGAAAATTCTCGCAAGGCATACCTGACCGATATTTATCGCTACAGAATCTGGGCAGAAGAGACCGAGGGCATCCTTTCCCCTAAAGATATCAGGCTCGAAAACCTCCGAGAATTTTTGGCCTACCTGCTTGAAAAGGTAGAACTGAGTGAGAGAAGTCTGGCCCGAAATATTTCTGCTATCCGCTCCTTTCATGGCTATTTGTTTATGGATTCCTGGCTGGAAGCGGATCCTAGCGATTTATTGGAGTTGCCTCGTTTTGGGAGAAAAATGCCGACTGTATTATCGGTTCCCGAAGTAGAAGCCATGCTCGCGAGTGTAGATATGAAGAAGCGAAATGGCGTCCGAAATCGGGCTATGCTGGAGATGCTTTATGGCGCAGGTTTACGTGTCTCAGAACTCATCAATCTGCAAATCCCTCGCATTTTCTTTCAGGAAGGTTTTATACAAATCATTGGCAAGGGAAATAAAGAGCGATTGGTTCCCATCGGTGGACCTGCCCTGGATAGCCTGGCTGTATATGTAAAAGAGGTGAGGGGCCAATTACTGAAAGCCAAAGAAGATTCAGGTTTTGTGTTCCTCAATAAAAGTGGGAATCAGATTTCCCGCATCATGGTGTTTAAAATCGTCAAAGAAGCGGCACTCGCGGCGGGAATTAACAAGAATATCAGTCCGCATACGTTTCGACATTCATTTGCTACGCATCTGGTCGAAGGGGGCGCTGATTTGCGCGCCGTGCAGGAAATGCTTGGGCATGAGTCTATCACTACCACAGAAATTTATCTGCATATGGATAGAGAGTATTTGCGGGAGGTGCATACGCTTTATCATCCGAGGAAATAA
- a CDS encoding PQQ-binding-like beta-propeller repeat protein codes for MRYYYLIICMLLTSSCERPKESYTDFSQWDTYSGDPSGAKYSSLDQINKDNIQGLKPAWVFRTSDMLESPRTQIQCNPIIIGEIMYIISPGLKLIALEAESGKEVWTFDPYPGEKSSGTIRGLTFWDDAEGGKVFYVAGSYLYQLFAQSGEINEMFGEVGRIDLRKGLGREPEDLWVSATSPGIIYGNNFILGTRVGEGPGSSAPGHIRAYNLRSGEIDWTFHTIPQPGEFGYETWPPEAWKESGGANPWGGFSLDEKRGWIFCGTGSAAYDHWGGDRIGDNLFANCILALDAETGKRIWHYQVVHHDIWDYDLASPPNLVQLKKGNTLIDAIAQPTKMGHLFVLDRESGQAIFPIEEVPVPQSRIPGEQTSPTQPFPHKELRYGQQRFTKAEATDLNPESNEEVKARLEEMISGDIFLPPDTIASVTLPQFNGGTDWGGAAYDPVNRLLFVNTSNEAESIVMIPAKQEEGLDEYSYGKRLFNAYCSSCHSMGNATSVPALSHLKEKEEASARAYMDKVFQEGKGQMPAFTTLSKAEKRAIQSFLLELGKEEAVEIGEQEKAPRPWLDKGHQEMKTKEGYPVNIRPWGSLTAIDLDKGKIKWQVPLGTYPELEKKGFPPTGTFNMGGPLVTAGGLVFIGASMDERFHAYDKDTGQLLWEFQLDAGAYASPASFSIGGKQYIVIAAGGGGKPGTKAGNAYYCFALD; via the coding sequence ATGCGCTATTACTATCTCATCATTTGCATGCTGCTGACCTCTTCTTGTGAGCGGCCGAAAGAAAGCTATACAGATTTCTCTCAGTGGGACACCTACAGCGGCGATCCTTCAGGAGCCAAATACTCTTCTCTCGATCAGATCAACAAAGACAATATTCAAGGACTAAAACCTGCCTGGGTTTTTCGGACTTCCGATATGCTGGAATCTCCTCGGACACAGATTCAGTGCAATCCTATTATTATAGGAGAAATCATGTATATCATAAGTCCGGGTCTAAAGCTGATTGCGCTGGAAGCTGAAAGTGGAAAGGAAGTCTGGACCTTTGATCCTTATCCTGGAGAAAAAAGTTCGGGGACTATACGAGGCTTAACTTTCTGGGATGATGCCGAAGGAGGAAAGGTTTTTTATGTGGCAGGCAGCTACTTATATCAATTATTTGCCCAGAGTGGAGAGATAAATGAGATGTTTGGAGAAGTAGGTCGAATTGATTTGAGGAAAGGCCTGGGAAGAGAGCCCGAAGATCTTTGGGTGAGTGCTACGAGTCCCGGCATTATATATGGTAATAATTTCATCCTGGGGACTAGGGTAGGAGAAGGGCCGGGAAGTTCGGCTCCCGGCCATATTCGTGCTTATAATCTCAGGAGTGGAGAAATTGACTGGACCTTTCATACCATTCCTCAGCCCGGAGAATTTGGCTATGAAACCTGGCCACCAGAAGCCTGGAAAGAGAGTGGGGGAGCGAATCCCTGGGGAGGTTTTAGCCTGGATGAAAAAAGAGGATGGATATTTTGCGGAACGGGTTCTGCGGCTTATGATCATTGGGGTGGGGATCGAATTGGAGACAATCTCTTTGCAAACTGTATTTTGGCGCTGGATGCAGAGACAGGGAAAAGAATCTGGCATTATCAGGTCGTACATCATGATATATGGGATTATGATTTGGCTTCTCCCCCCAATCTTGTTCAGCTGAAAAAGGGGAATACGCTCATTGACGCTATCGCTCAACCCACAAAAATGGGACATCTCTTTGTGCTGGATAGAGAAAGCGGACAAGCCATCTTTCCAATAGAAGAAGTTCCCGTTCCTCAAAGTCGTATTCCCGGAGAACAAACTTCGCCTACCCAACCTTTTCCACATAAGGAATTGAGATATGGGCAGCAGAGATTTACAAAAGCAGAGGCCACGGACTTGAATCCTGAATCAAATGAGGAAGTAAAAGCGAGACTGGAAGAAATGATAAGCGGGGATATCTTTTTACCCCCAGATACGATTGCCAGTGTGACCCTCCCGCAGTTCAATGGAGGAACAGACTGGGGAGGAGCAGCCTATGATCCTGTGAATCGCCTACTTTTTGTGAATACAAGCAATGAGGCAGAGTCTATTGTAATGATTCCTGCTAAACAGGAAGAGGGATTAGATGAATACAGCTATGGCAAGAGGCTTTTTAATGCCTACTGCTCGAGTTGTCACTCCATGGGGAATGCTACTTCTGTTCCCGCTTTATCTCATTTGAAGGAAAAGGAAGAAGCAAGCGCGCGAGCATATATGGACAAAGTCTTCCAGGAAGGTAAGGGACAAATGCCTGCCTTTACTACCTTATCTAAGGCTGAAAAAAGGGCTATTCAATCTTTTCTCCTGGAGTTGGGAAAAGAGGAGGCTGTTGAAATTGGCGAGCAGGAAAAAGCTCCCAGACCCTGGCTGGATAAGGGACATCAGGAGATGAAAACCAAAGAGGGCTACCCGGTTAACATAAGACCCTGGGGAAGTTTGACAGCAATAGATTTAGATAAAGGGAAAATTAAATGGCAGGTTCCTTTGGGCACCTATCCTGAGCTTGAGAAAAAAGGTTTTCCTCCGACGGGTACTTTTAATATGGGTGGGCCTTTGGTTACAGCTGGAGGACTGGTTTTTATTGGGGCGAGTATGGACGAGCGCTTTCATGCCTATGATAAAGATACAGGACAACTCCTTTGGGAATTTCAATTGGATGCAGGAGCTTATGCAAGTCCGGCCAGCTTTTCTATTGGAGGAAAACAGTATATCGTAATAGCTGCTGGAGGTGGAGGGAAACCGGGTACCAAAGCCGGCAATGCCTATTATTGTTTTGCCCTGGATTGA